The proteins below come from a single Caulobacter flavus genomic window:
- a CDS encoding cytochrome ubiquinol oxidase subunit I, which yields MDPAVVDLSRLQFALTALYHFLFVPLTLGLSFMLFIMEAVYVMTKRPIWRTVTKFWGTLFGINFVLGVATGLTMEFQFGMNWSYYSHYVGDIFGAPLAIEGLMAFFLEATFVGLMFFGWDKLKPVTHLLVTFLVALGTNLSALWILIANGWMQNPVGAAFNPDTMRMEVTDFKAVIFNPVAQAKFVHTVSAGYTIAAVFVLGVSAFYLLKGRWTGVAKRSMTVAAAFGLASALSVVVLGDESGYALTDNQKMKLAALEAMWETEPAPAGLTAVGIPSLADRKTHAEVKIPYVLGLIATRSLDKPVEGIFELVATAEDRIERGVVAYDALEKLKANPQDLAARSVFELNRRDLGYALLLKRHVADPRTASKELIAKTAWDTVPNVPVMFWSFRIMAGTGLLMIALFATAFVLVTLRKHNTKWFLRLAVLAIPLPWIATELGWVLAEVGRQPWAVEGVLPTFLAPSSLSVAQLIASIVGFTLLYGALAVVEVGLILKTIKKGPFAEQDAFPADNGPSGAGAPVAEAVA from the coding sequence ATGGATCCCGCCGTCGTCGATTTATCCCGCCTGCAGTTCGCCCTCACGGCCCTGTACCACTTCCTCTTCGTGCCCCTGACGCTGGGGCTGTCCTTCATGCTGTTCATCATGGAGGCGGTCTACGTCATGACCAAGCGCCCGATCTGGCGCACGGTCACCAAGTTCTGGGGCACGCTGTTCGGCATCAACTTCGTCCTGGGCGTGGCCACCGGCCTGACCATGGAATTCCAGTTCGGCATGAACTGGTCGTACTACTCGCACTATGTGGGCGACATCTTCGGCGCCCCGCTGGCCATCGAGGGCCTGATGGCCTTCTTCCTGGAAGCCACCTTCGTGGGCCTGATGTTCTTCGGCTGGGACAAGCTGAAGCCGGTGACCCACCTGCTCGTCACCTTCCTGGTGGCGCTGGGCACCAACCTGTCGGCCCTGTGGATCCTGATCGCCAACGGCTGGATGCAGAACCCGGTCGGCGCGGCCTTCAATCCCGACACGATGCGGATGGAGGTGACCGACTTCAAGGCGGTGATCTTCAACCCCGTGGCCCAGGCCAAGTTCGTGCACACCGTCAGCGCCGGCTACACCATCGCCGCCGTCTTCGTGCTCGGCGTCTCGGCCTTCTATCTGCTGAAGGGCCGGTGGACGGGCGTGGCCAAGCGCTCGATGACCGTCGCGGCCGCCTTCGGCCTGGCTTCGGCCCTGTCGGTCGTCGTCCTGGGCGACGAGAGCGGCTACGCCCTCACCGACAACCAGAAGATGAAGCTGGCCGCCCTGGAGGCCATGTGGGAGACCGAGCCCGCGCCGGCCGGCCTGACGGCCGTCGGCATTCCCAGCCTCGCCGACCGCAAGACCCACGCCGAGGTGAAGATCCCCTACGTGCTGGGCCTGATCGCCACCCGCAGCCTGGACAAGCCGGTCGAGGGCATCTTCGAACTGGTGGCCACGGCCGAGGACCGCATCGAGCGCGGCGTCGTCGCCTACGACGCGCTGGAGAAGCTGAAGGCCAATCCGCAGGACCTGGCCGCCCGCAGCGTGTTCGAGCTGAACCGCCGCGACCTGGGCTACGCCCTGCTGCTCAAGCGCCACGTCGCCGACCCGCGCACGGCCTCCAAGGAACTGATCGCCAAGACCGCCTGGGACACAGTGCCCAACGTGCCGGTGATGTTCTGGTCGTTCCGCATCATGGCCGGCACGGGCCTGCTGATGATCGCCCTCTTCGCCACCGCCTTCGTGCTGGTCACCCTGCGCAAGCACAACACCAAGTGGTTCCTGCGCCTGGCGGTGCTGGCCATCCCTCTGCCCTGGATCGCCACCGAACTGGGCTGGGTGCTGGCCGAGGTCGGGCGTCAGCCCTGGGCCGTGGAGGGGGTGCTGCCCACCTTCCTGGCCCCGTCCAGCCTCAGCGTCGCCCAGCTGATCGCCAGCATCGTCGGCTTCACCCTGCTCTACGGCGCCCTGGCGGTGGTCGAGGTCGGGCTGATCCTGAAGACCATCAAGAAGGGTCCGTTCGCCGAGCAGGACGCCTTCCCCGCAGACAATGGCCCCTCCGGTGCCGGCGCGCCCGTCGCCGAAGCCGTCGCCTAA
- the cydX gene encoding cytochrome bd-I oxidase subunit CydX, which translates to MWYFTWVLGLGLALAFGVLNGVWYEFNLTDDGDAGLSEP; encoded by the coding sequence ATGTGGTACTTCACCTGGGTTCTCGGCCTCGGCCTGGCCCTCGCCTTCGGTGTCCTCAACGGCGTCTGGTACGAGTTCAACCTCACCGACGACGGCGACGCGGGTCTCTCCGAACCCTGA
- the cydD gene encoding thiol reductant ABC exporter subunit CydD, producing MTARTPVETEILTLARPWLRSLNRTTAAFGRAATAWRLADVVGAAGFAAGLAFGIDALTRSLAEALPFLALALVSALARGFLAARAARAGAEAAARAKAHARREAAASLLAPGAPRGGAAVTAVMDGVEALDGHFSRFAPARTASAVAPLLLIGLTAVASPVCAGIQLFTLLPFIAAMALAGMAAADASRRQFLALERLSTLFLDRVRALPVVLAFQAENRVTAGLGQAAHDLSRRTQAVLRVAFFSSAALEFFAALSVALAAVYCGFNLLRLLPFPVPETLDLKRAFFALALAPEVYAPMRRLAAAYHDRQAAESAALTLARLPVLAPAAAPLELASAPEIRFEGVTVAYPGGEAAVFDGLDLVAPAGKITALLGPSGCGKTTLLNLLTGLAPLTAGEVRAGETRLSAAGSFAADLAWAGQSPLLLAGTLADNLALARPDASRDELEAAARRAGLSDLLDRRGGLDAPVDERGGGLSGGERRRLGIARALLKPAPILLLDEPTADLDAQAEAAMIAAIRHAAAGRTTLIATHSEALAAVADKVVRL from the coding sequence ATGACCGCTCGCACCCCCGTCGAGACCGAGATTCTCACGCTCGCGCGCCCATGGCTGCGAAGCTTGAACAGGACGACCGCCGCCTTCGGACGGGCCGCGACGGCCTGGCGGCTGGCCGACGTTGTCGGCGCGGCCGGCTTCGCCGCCGGCTTGGCCTTCGGGATCGACGCCCTGACCCGCAGCCTGGCGGAGGCCCTGCCCTTCCTGGCGCTGGCCCTGGTCTCGGCCCTGGCGCGCGGCTTCCTGGCGGCCAGGGCCGCGCGCGCCGGCGCCGAGGCGGCCGCGCGGGCCAAGGCCCATGCCCGGCGTGAGGCCGCCGCTTCGCTGCTGGCGCCCGGCGCGCCGCGCGGCGGGGCCGCCGTCACGGCCGTGATGGACGGCGTCGAGGCGCTGGACGGCCACTTCTCGCGCTTTGCGCCCGCCCGCACCGCCTCGGCCGTGGCGCCGCTGCTGCTGATCGGCCTGACCGCCGTCGCCAGCCCGGTCTGCGCCGGTATCCAGCTCTTCACCCTGCTGCCGTTCATCGCCGCCATGGCCCTGGCCGGCATGGCGGCCGCCGACGCCTCGCGCCGGCAGTTCCTGGCCCTGGAGCGCCTGTCGACCCTGTTCCTCGACCGGGTGCGGGCCCTGCCGGTGGTGCTGGCCTTCCAGGCCGAAAACCGGGTGACGGCCGGCCTGGGCCAGGCCGCCCACGACCTGTCCAGGCGCACCCAGGCGGTGCTGCGCGTGGCGTTCTTCTCGTCGGCGGCGCTGGAGTTCTTCGCCGCCCTGTCGGTGGCCCTGGCGGCGGTCTACTGCGGCTTCAACCTGCTGCGCCTGCTGCCCTTCCCCGTTCCCGAGACGCTGGACCTCAAGCGGGCCTTCTTCGCCCTGGCCCTGGCGCCGGAAGTCTACGCCCCGATGCGCAGGCTGGCGGCCGCCTATCACGACCGCCAGGCCGCCGAGTCGGCCGCCCTGACCCTGGCCCGCCTGCCCGTCCTCGCCCCGGCCGCCGCGCCGCTGGAGTTGGCCTCCGCGCCCGAAATCCGTTTCGAGGGCGTGACCGTCGCCTATCCCGGCGGCGAGGCGGCGGTGTTCGACGGCTTGGATCTGGTCGCCCCGGCCGGAAAGATCACCGCCCTGCTCGGCCCCAGCGGTTGCGGCAAGACCACCCTGCTGAACCTGCTGACCGGCCTGGCCCCGCTGACCGCCGGCGAAGTGCGGGCAGGCGAGACGCGCCTGTCGGCCGCCGGATCCTTCGCCGCCGACCTGGCCTGGGCTGGGCAGTCGCCGCTGCTGCTGGCCGGCACGCTGGCCGACAACCTCGCCCTGGCGCGCCCCGACGCCTCGCGGGACGAGTTGGAAGCCGCCGCCCGGCGCGCCGGCCTTTCCGACCTGCTCGATCGCCGCGGCGGTCTCGACGCGCCCGTGGACGAGCGCGGCGGCGGCCTGTCGGGCGGTGAGCGCCGGCGCCTCGGCATCGCCCGCGCCCTGCTGAAACCCGCCCCTATCCTGTTGCTGGACGAGCCGACGGCCGACCTCGACGCCCAGGCCGAGGCGGCGATGATCGCCGCGATCCGTCACGCCGCCGCCGGCCGCACCACGCTGATCGCCACCCATTCCGAGGCCCTGGCGGCCGTCGCCGACAAGGTGGTGCGCCTGTGA
- the cydB gene encoding cytochrome d ubiquinol oxidase subunit II, which yields MELPLDYPTLRLIWWGLLGVLLIGFALTDGFDMGVGALLPFIGRNDDERRTVINTIGATWEGNQVWFITGGAAIFAAWPMVYGASFSGFYLAMFLVLSAMILRPVGFKYRSKRPDAKWRSFWDWSLFVGSFVPALVFGVAVGNVLQGVPVQLDSDLRSTYHGHFFELFTPFTLVCGLLSTSMLVLHGAAWLAVKAEKGPIVDRARKFGLVAGLASIVLFALGGLLAMRLGFRIEGVVDPAGPSNPLRATVVAAPGAWFDNFGRYPWMTIAPVLGFVGAAFATFGLWKRQEGLAFGGSSASAAGIIATSGLSMFPFILPSTVDAHSSFLVWNASSSHSTLFIMLVVVAVLMPVVLAYTAFVYRVLWGRTSSAALKSDPAMY from the coding sequence ATGGAACTCCCCCTCGACTATCCGACCCTCCGCCTGATCTGGTGGGGCCTGCTGGGCGTGCTGCTGATCGGCTTTGCATTGACCGACGGCTTCGACATGGGCGTCGGCGCCCTGCTGCCCTTCATAGGCCGCAACGACGACGAGCGGCGTACGGTGATCAACACCATCGGCGCCACCTGGGAAGGCAACCAGGTGTGGTTCATCACCGGCGGGGCGGCGATCTTCGCGGCCTGGCCGATGGTCTACGGCGCCAGCTTCTCCGGCTTCTACCTGGCCATGTTCCTGGTGCTGTCGGCGATGATCCTGAGGCCCGTCGGCTTCAAGTACCGGTCCAAGCGGCCCGACGCCAAGTGGCGCTCGTTCTGGGACTGGTCGCTGTTCGTCGGCAGCTTCGTGCCGGCCCTGGTGTTCGGCGTCGCCGTCGGCAACGTGCTGCAGGGCGTGCCGGTGCAACTCGACAGCGACCTGCGCAGCACCTACCACGGCCACTTCTTCGAGCTGTTCACGCCCTTCACCCTGGTCTGCGGCCTGCTGTCGACCAGCATGCTGGTGCTGCACGGCGCGGCCTGGCTGGCGGTGAAGGCCGAGAAGGGGCCGATCGTCGACCGCGCCCGCAAGTTCGGCCTGGTCGCCGGCCTGGCCAGCATCGTGCTGTTCGCCCTCGGCGGCCTCCTGGCCATGCGCCTGGGCTTCCGCATCGAGGGCGTGGTCGATCCGGCCGGTCCGTCCAACCCGCTGCGCGCGACCGTCGTGGCCGCGCCCGGCGCCTGGTTCGACAATTTCGGCCGCTATCCGTGGATGACCATCGCCCCGGTCCTGGGCTTCGTCGGCGCGGCCTTCGCGACCTTCGGCCTGTGGAAGCGGCAGGAAGGCCTGGCCTTCGGCGGCTCCTCGGCCTCGGCGGCGGGCATCATCGCCACCAGCGGCCTGTCGATGTTCCCGTTCATCCTGCCCAGCACCGTCGACGCCCATTCCAGCTTCCTGGTGTGGAACGCCTCGTCCAGCCACTCGACCCTGTTCATCATGCTGGTCGTGGTGGCGGTGCTGATGCCTGTGGTGCTGGCCTACACGGCCTTCGTCTACCGGGTGCTGTGGGGCCGCACGAGCAGCGCCGCCCTGAAGTCCGACCCGGCCATGTACTGA